In a genomic window of Microterricola viridarii:
- a CDS encoding dipeptide ABC transporter ATP-binding protein, whose protein sequence is MTLLDISELTLDLPNGNRLLDGISLRIDAGETVGLVGESGSGKSLTARAVIGLLPDGARTSGSVRLGQTEVLGASVTQLLDLRRHTASMIFQDPRAGINPMRTIGDHLTEALRLCEGKSTAEAKTRATELLAAVRLPRPDDHMNQYPHELSGGMLQRVMIAGALTSSPQLLICDEPTTALDVTTQAEIVAVLAEQRASRGMGMLFITHDLNLAASLCDRVYVMSAGRVEEHGTARAVFGSPQTPYTRRLIEATPSIALSAAETAELAQRESAPAVAGGAQAAEPMLEVEGLCKSYRRRGKAPVDAVKSISVSIPRGGALGVVGESGSGKSTLARMIVGLESADAGGIRVDGRDRTTVPHTRAERLAHARSVQMVFQDPYLSLDPRIAAGRSIEDALRLHSKLDSRAARSRVLELLDQVGLAAQYADARPRTLSGGQRQRVAIARALAIEPDVLVMDEATSALDVSVQAQVLDLVADIRTERGLTVLFISHDLAVVRRVCEETVVMKSGEVVERGQSVQLLAAPQHPYTRLLLDSIPRPAWESDARESAAANA, encoded by the coding sequence ATGACGCTCTTGGATATCAGCGAGCTGACGCTGGACCTGCCGAACGGCAACCGCCTTCTCGACGGCATCAGCCTGAGGATTGACGCGGGTGAGACCGTCGGCCTCGTCGGCGAGTCCGGCTCGGGCAAATCGCTCACCGCGCGCGCCGTGATTGGGCTGCTGCCCGACGGTGCCCGCACCAGCGGATCGGTGCGGCTCGGGCAGACGGAGGTGCTCGGCGCCAGCGTCACCCAGCTGCTCGACCTGCGGCGACACACGGCATCCATGATCTTCCAAGACCCGAGGGCCGGGATCAACCCGATGCGCACCATCGGCGACCACCTCACCGAGGCCCTGCGACTCTGCGAGGGCAAGTCGACCGCCGAGGCCAAGACCCGGGCCACAGAGCTGCTCGCCGCCGTGCGCCTTCCCCGACCGGACGACCACATGAACCAGTACCCGCACGAGCTCTCTGGCGGAATGCTGCAGCGCGTGATGATCGCGGGCGCCCTCACCAGCTCGCCGCAGCTGCTGATCTGCGATGAGCCGACCACGGCGCTCGACGTCACGACGCAGGCGGAGATCGTGGCCGTGCTGGCCGAACAGCGGGCGAGCCGCGGCATGGGGATGCTCTTCATCACCCACGACCTCAACCTCGCGGCCTCCCTCTGCGACCGGGTGTACGTCATGTCGGCCGGCCGCGTGGAAGAGCACGGCACCGCGCGCGCTGTGTTCGGCAGCCCGCAGACGCCATACACCCGCCGGCTCATCGAGGCCACGCCCAGCATCGCGCTGAGCGCGGCGGAGACGGCAGAACTCGCACAGCGCGAGAGCGCGCCGGCTGTGGCCGGTGGCGCTCAGGCTGCCGAGCCCATGCTCGAGGTCGAGGGACTGTGCAAGTCCTACCGGCGTCGCGGCAAGGCGCCGGTGGATGCCGTCAAGTCGATCTCCGTGTCGATCCCGCGCGGTGGCGCCCTCGGCGTCGTCGGCGAGTCCGGCTCGGGCAAGTCGACGCTGGCCCGCATGATCGTCGGGCTCGAGAGCGCCGACGCCGGCGGCATCCGGGTCGACGGCCGCGACCGCACAACCGTGCCGCACACCCGCGCGGAACGGTTGGCACACGCCCGCTCCGTGCAAATGGTGTTCCAGGACCCGTACCTCTCGCTGGACCCGCGCATCGCGGCCGGCCGTTCGATCGAGGACGCCCTGCGCCTGCATAGCAAGCTCGATTCCCGCGCGGCCCGCAGCCGCGTGCTCGAGCTGCTCGACCAGGTCGGGCTCGCCGCGCAGTATGCGGATGCCCGCCCGCGCACCCTCTCCGGCGGGCAGCGCCAGCGAGTTGCGATCGCCCGGGCGCTGGCCATCGAGCCCGATGTCCTCGTCATGGACGAGGCGACGAGCGCGCTCGACGTGTCGGTGCAGGCCCAGGTGCTCGACCTCGTCGCCGACATCCGCACGGAGCGTGGGCTGACCGTGCTCTTCATCAGCCACGACCTGGCTGTTGTACGCCGGGTGTGTGAGGAGACGGTGGTCATGAAGTCCGGCGAGGTGGTCGAACGCGGGCAGTCGGTACAGCTACTGGCGGCCCCGCAGCACCCGTACACGCGCCTGCTGCTCGACTCCATCCCGCGCCCGGCGTGGGAGAGCGACGCGCGGGAATCTGCCGCAGCGAACGCCTGA
- a CDS encoding ABC transporter permease, which produces MSAPTPTLAVRMMRGPRLKRAASWYFVSLGVLAVMTLAAVFAPFIAPYDPNLVNLSAVHQSPSIAHWLGTDSLGRDTLSRMIFGARTALLGPLLVVVFSTILGILLGLVAGWRGGWLDAVLGRFFDVIFAFPSLLIAIMAVALFGKGLVAPVIAMSIAYAPFVARLTRQLILSERSRPYVSAYRVQGFSGPWIALRRVLPNVTPIVGAQSTLNFGYVLAELAGLSFLGLGVQAPTADWGAMINEAQAGLVGGYFLPAIVPAVAVVIVVVAVNIIGEELSDRIGGGVPA; this is translated from the coding sequence ATGAGTGCACCGACACCAACACTGGCCGTGCGCATGATGCGTGGGCCGCGGCTGAAGCGGGCCGCCAGCTGGTACTTCGTCAGTCTCGGCGTCCTCGCCGTCATGACGCTGGCCGCCGTCTTCGCGCCGTTCATTGCGCCGTACGACCCGAACCTCGTCAACCTGAGCGCGGTGCACCAGTCGCCGAGCATCGCGCACTGGCTGGGCACCGACTCCCTCGGGCGCGACACGCTGAGCCGGATGATCTTCGGGGCGCGGACGGCCCTGCTCGGGCCACTGCTCGTCGTCGTCTTCTCCACCATCCTGGGCATCCTGCTCGGGCTTGTCGCCGGCTGGCGCGGCGGCTGGCTCGACGCGGTCCTCGGTCGCTTCTTCGACGTGATCTTCGCGTTCCCCTCGCTGCTGATCGCCATCATGGCGGTCGCCCTGTTCGGCAAGGGCCTGGTCGCGCCGGTCATCGCCATGAGCATCGCGTACGCGCCATTCGTGGCGCGGCTCACCCGGCAGCTCATCCTCTCTGAGCGCAGCCGCCCCTACGTGTCCGCCTACCGGGTGCAGGGGTTCAGCGGTCCGTGGATCGCGCTGCGCCGGGTGCTGCCCAATGTGACGCCGATCGTCGGTGCGCAGTCCACGCTCAACTTCGGCTACGTGCTCGCCGAGCTCGCCGGCCTCTCCTTCCTCGGCCTGGGCGTGCAGGCGCCGACCGCCGACTGGGGAGCCATGATCAACGAGGCCCAGGCCGGCCTCGTCGGCGGGTACTTCCTGCCGGCGATCGTGCCCGCCGTGGCCGTCGTGATCGTCGTCGTCGCCGTCAACATCATCGGAGAAGAATTGTCGGATCGAATCGGTGGGGGAGTTCCCGCATGA
- a CDS encoding ABC transporter permease — MMLARRIGGKLGGLLLTLFLASLLVFFSRFLVPGDPIRFLLRGRKPSAEAIELVRAQFGLDLPVWQQYVNWVTGMLQGDFGRSLQYRQDVSTVIGERLPVTLGLVVMSGILIGVIGLASGIIASLNRGKPLDRSILIGLTVLGAIPSFVGSIVLIAIFAVQLGWFPTFGSGEGFLDRIYHLVLPSIALALVFVVLVGKVTRSSMVEQLGREHVEVATSRGLRRAVVIRRHVFRNAIGPILTVSGMLVAGLIVASTIVEAAFGLAGIGSLLVASVDRLDFPVVQAIVLLVVAAFVVVNGIIDVLEPWIDPRSAAGGSAR; from the coding sequence ATGATGCTGGCACGTCGGATCGGCGGAAAACTGGGTGGGCTGCTGCTCACACTCTTTCTCGCCTCACTGCTCGTCTTCTTCTCCCGCTTCCTGGTGCCCGGCGACCCCATCCGCTTCCTCCTGCGCGGGCGCAAGCCCAGCGCGGAGGCCATCGAGCTGGTGCGGGCTCAGTTCGGCCTCGACCTGCCGGTCTGGCAGCAATACGTCAACTGGGTCACCGGCATGCTGCAGGGCGACTTCGGCCGTTCGCTGCAGTACCGCCAGGACGTCTCCACCGTGATCGGCGAACGCCTGCCGGTCACACTCGGGCTCGTCGTCATGTCAGGAATCCTCATCGGGGTGATCGGTTTGGCCTCCGGCATCATCGCCTCACTCAACCGCGGCAAGCCGTTGGACCGCAGCATCCTGATCGGTCTCACGGTGCTCGGCGCCATCCCGTCGTTCGTCGGCTCCATCGTCTTGATCGCCATCTTCGCCGTGCAGCTGGGCTGGTTCCCGACCTTCGGCTCCGGCGAAGGATTCCTCGACCGGATCTACCACTTGGTGCTGCCCTCGATCGCCCTGGCCCTCGTGTTCGTGGTGCTGGTCGGCAAGGTCACCCGCTCGTCCATGGTCGAGCAGCTGGGCCGCGAGCACGTCGAGGTCGCCACCAGCAGGGGGCTGCGTCGGGCCGTTGTCATCCGCCGTCACGTATTCCGGAACGCCATCGGGCCGATCCTGACTGTCAGCGGCATGCTCGTTGCCGGCCTGATCGTGGCCAGCACCATCGTCGAGGCCGCCTTCGGCCTCGCGGGAATCGGCTCACTCCTCGTGGCATCCGTCGACCGGCTCGACTTCCCCGTCGTGCAGGCGATCGTGTTGCTCGTCGTGGCCGCTTTCGTCGTCGTGAACGGCATCATCGATGTGCTCGAGCCGTGGATCGACCCACGATCGGCAGCAGGAGGGAGCGCACGATGA
- a CDS encoding ABC transporter substrate-binding protein, translated as MSTSRTASTRRAARRRTAVIAVGVASALALTACSAPAAQEEGGGGIEWEMTTQTAAPSGDIDSFSWASYAEPYTLDYAYAFDYADNQVLANVCESLLRLNPDFTLTPGLAESFEHPDPLTWVYNIRPGVTFHDGTPLTAADAVASMSRIIDPAVGASWYSVYQNVVSIEQTGDMQVTVKTGIPDSQFNLGMGGSAGVIESAATLAAAGTDYGNSSGGVNCTGPFSLDKWQQGESITLKRNDNYWDTDLTAKSAEVKIVFINDATARVNALKSGDVDGSWMIPMEGVTQLQSSGAGEMYYGLNTAVSNLVISNLDGPLGDPNVRKALLMAIDRQGIVDAAYKGVGEVTDVHTTKSVWVGASDAAVTAAFDGVEDYPYDLEAAKKLVEDAGVAGEELVFVTAPIGNDFNVIAQATAAAGAAIGLKVTIQTVTPNAYTTLFSDPSAREGVDLFYTSWYLSSPDPLEMYGVLRTGEFSNYGNWSNPEFDALVTEALGIDDPAERSAVTAQAQALANAELPWLPLFTGPTTMFLGKRITGVAPSVAYLYYPWAATIGAR; from the coding sequence ATGTCCACCTCACGCACAGCCTCAACGCGCCGGGCGGCGCGTCGGCGCACCGCCGTCATCGCGGTCGGAGTTGCCTCCGCACTCGCCCTCACCGCCTGCTCGGCCCCGGCCGCCCAGGAAGAAGGGGGCGGCGGGATCGAGTGGGAGATGACCACCCAGACGGCAGCGCCGTCCGGTGACATCGACTCGTTCAGCTGGGCGAGCTACGCCGAGCCGTACACCCTCGACTACGCCTACGCCTTCGACTACGCCGACAACCAGGTGCTCGCCAACGTCTGTGAGTCGCTGCTCCGCCTCAACCCCGACTTCACGCTGACGCCCGGCCTCGCCGAGTCGTTCGAGCACCCCGACCCGCTGACCTGGGTCTACAACATCCGCCCGGGCGTCACCTTCCACGACGGCACCCCGCTCACCGCCGCCGACGCCGTCGCTTCGATGAGCCGCATCATCGACCCCGCGGTGGGCGCATCGTGGTACTCGGTCTACCAGAACGTCGTCTCCATCGAGCAGACCGGCGACATGCAGGTGACGGTGAAGACGGGCATCCCCGACTCGCAGTTCAACCTCGGCATGGGCGGCTCCGCCGGTGTCATCGAGTCGGCAGCGACCCTGGCGGCCGCCGGCACCGACTACGGCAATTCCTCGGGCGGGGTCAACTGCACCGGCCCGTTCAGCCTGGACAAGTGGCAGCAGGGTGAGAGCATCACCCTCAAGCGCAACGACAACTACTGGGACACGGACCTCACCGCCAAGTCGGCCGAGGTCAAGATTGTCTTCATCAACGACGCCACCGCCCGCGTCAACGCCCTGAAGTCCGGCGATGTCGACGGCAGCTGGATGATCCCGATGGAGGGAGTCACCCAGCTGCAGTCCTCCGGGGCAGGAGAGATGTACTACGGCCTGAACACCGCCGTCTCCAACCTCGTCATCAGCAACCTCGACGGCCCGCTCGGCGATCCGAACGTGCGCAAGGCGCTCCTCATGGCCATCGACCGCCAGGGCATCGTCGACGCGGCGTACAAGGGCGTCGGTGAGGTGACCGACGTGCACACCACCAAGTCGGTCTGGGTCGGTGCCAGCGATGCCGCCGTCACCGCGGCCTTCGACGGCGTCGAAGACTACCCGTACGACCTGGAGGCAGCGAAGAAGCTCGTCGAGGATGCCGGGGTCGCCGGCGAGGAGCTTGTCTTCGTCACCGCGCCCATCGGCAACGACTTCAACGTGATCGCGCAGGCGACCGCCGCCGCCGGTGCAGCGATCGGTCTGAAGGTCACGATCCAGACCGTGACGCCGAACGCGTACACCACGCTGTTCTCCGACCCCAGCGCGCGCGAGGGCGTCGACCTCTTCTACACATCCTGGTACCTCTCCAGCCCCGACCCGCTCGAGATGTACGGCGTGCTGCGCACCGGTGAGTTCAGCAACTACGGCAACTGGTCCAACCCGGAGTTCGACGCCCTGGTCACCGAGGCTCTCGGCATCGACGACCCGGCCGAGCGTTCCGCGGTGACGGCACAGGCGCAGGCGCTCGCCAATGCCGAGCTGCCCTGGCTGCCGCTCTTCACCGGGCCGACGACCATGTTCCTGGGCAAGCGCATCACCGGTGTCGCACCGTCGGTCGCCTACCTCTACTACCCCTGGGCGGCAACCATTGGCGCTCGCTAA